One window from the genome of Streptomyces cadmiisoli encodes:
- a CDS encoding xanthine dehydrogenase family protein molybdopterin-binding subunit gives MTTAPAIGQPLDRVDGRPKVTGSARYSAEIPIPGMTYACVVGSRIASGRVTDIDTAAAEAEEGVLAVLTHRNLPRIAEQPPLLPSLAGSAAPGQTFFPMQDDVVHYAGQHIAIVVADTWERAQHAASLLRVTYAETPPVVTLEQGRDQAYVPDHIFGGFLPGSVERGDTEAALAEADVTVDATFTYAANNHNPIEPSGTTAQWDGDELVLHDATQGVNATQITVARLLGIPLSKIRVVGHFVGGGFGSKAMIHNHPALAAMAARYVGRPLKLVLTREQMFTSVGHREEQEQHIVLGATHEGRLTGIRHHKLSPTSHFDDWAEPSIGVSSELYACPNFDGEYRVFRANTMTPTFMRAPGESSGMFALEVAMDELADELGLDPLELRLRNYSEVSPASGLPWSSSGLRECYERGAARFGWQGRDPRPGTRREGNWLIGTGMAAAGYPVAPPANPQRARARLYADGTAVVQAATPEFGTGVATVMTQVAADALGLPVERCRFENGDTDLPNIAAAVGSAGAGMISAAVHSAATALRNQLIARAVGDPRSALHGANPIDVVVRDGVMTAGTATDGYAELLQRNFQPDAEASGAWSPPHGEPEYGMMTFGAQFAEVAVDAELGLVRVRRMTGAFAPGRVLNTKLARSQLMGGMLWGLGQALLEANHMDPRTGRWANTSLGEYLVAVNADAPDVEIELVEVEDDVVNPLGVKGVGEIGQVGAAAAIANAVHHATGRRIRKLPITIEDML, from the coding sequence ATGACGACCGCACCGGCAATAGGACAGCCCCTCGACCGCGTCGACGGCCGCCCCAAGGTCACCGGCAGCGCCCGCTACTCCGCCGAGATCCCGATCCCCGGCATGACGTACGCCTGCGTGGTCGGCTCCCGTATCGCCTCCGGACGCGTCACCGACATCGACACCGCCGCCGCCGAGGCGGAGGAGGGCGTGCTCGCCGTCCTGACGCACCGCAATCTGCCGCGCATCGCCGAGCAGCCCCCGCTGCTCCCGTCCCTGGCGGGGAGCGCCGCCCCCGGACAGACCTTCTTCCCGATGCAGGACGACGTCGTCCACTACGCGGGGCAGCACATCGCGATCGTCGTCGCCGACACCTGGGAGCGCGCCCAGCACGCGGCGAGCCTGCTGCGCGTGACCTACGCGGAGACACCCCCGGTCGTCACCCTGGAGCAGGGCCGCGACCAGGCCTACGTACCCGACCACATCTTCGGCGGCTTTCTGCCGGGCAGCGTCGAGCGCGGGGACACCGAGGCTGCTCTCGCGGAGGCGGACGTCACGGTGGACGCCACGTTCACCTACGCGGCGAACAACCACAACCCGATCGAGCCGTCGGGCACCACCGCCCAGTGGGACGGCGACGAGCTGGTCCTGCACGACGCCACCCAGGGCGTCAACGCCACCCAGATCACCGTCGCCCGGCTGCTCGGCATCCCCCTGTCGAAGATCAGAGTGGTCGGACACTTCGTCGGCGGCGGTTTCGGCTCCAAGGCGATGATCCACAATCACCCGGCACTGGCCGCGATGGCGGCCCGGTACGTCGGCCGGCCGCTGAAGCTGGTGCTCACCCGCGAGCAGATGTTCACCTCGGTCGGGCACCGCGAGGAGCAGGAGCAGCACATCGTCCTCGGTGCGACCCACGAGGGCCGGCTCACCGGGATCCGGCACCACAAGCTGTCCCCCACCTCGCACTTCGACGACTGGGCCGAACCCTCGATCGGAGTGTCGTCGGAGCTCTACGCGTGCCCGAACTTCGACGGCGAGTACCGGGTCTTCCGCGCCAACACCATGACCCCGACGTTCATGCGGGCGCCCGGCGAGTCGAGCGGCATGTTCGCGCTGGAAGTGGCGATGGACGAGCTCGCCGATGAACTCGGCCTGGACCCGCTCGAGTTGCGGCTGCGCAACTACTCCGAGGTGAGCCCCGCCTCCGGTCTGCCGTGGTCCAGCAGCGGACTGCGGGAGTGCTACGAGCGCGGTGCCGCCCGCTTCGGCTGGCAGGGCCGCGACCCACGGCCGGGTACGCGCCGCGAGGGCAACTGGCTGATCGGCACGGGCATGGCCGCCGCCGGCTACCCGGTGGCGCCGCCCGCCAATCCGCAACGCGCCCGCGCCCGCCTGTACGCCGACGGCACCGCCGTCGTCCAGGCCGCCACCCCCGAGTTCGGCACCGGTGTCGCCACGGTCATGACCCAGGTCGCCGCCGACGCGCTCGGCCTGCCCGTGGAACGGTGCCGGTTCGAGAACGGCGACACCGACCTGCCCAACATCGCCGCCGCGGTGGGCTCCGCCGGCGCGGGCATGATCAGTGCCGCCGTGCACAGCGCCGCGACCGCCCTGCGCAACCAGCTCATCGCGCGCGCCGTCGGGGACCCGCGGTCCGCCCTGCACGGGGCGAACCCGATCGACGTGGTGGTGCGGGACGGCGTGATGACGGCGGGAACGGCCACCGACGGCTACGCCGAGCTGCTGCAGCGCAACTTCCAGCCGGACGCCGAGGCCTCCGGTGCCTGGAGCCCGCCGCACGGGGAGCCGGAGTACGGGATGATGACCTTCGGCGCCCAGTTCGCCGAGGTGGCCGTCGACGCCGAGCTCGGCCTGGTGCGGGTGCGGCGCATGACCGGCGCCTTCGCCCCCGGCCGGGTGCTGAACACCAAGCTGGCCCGCAGCCAGCTGATGGGCGGCATGCTCTGGGGCCTGGGCCAGGCGCTGCTGGAGGCCAACCACATGGACCCGCGCACCGGCCGCTGGGCCAACACGAGCCTCGGGGAGTACCTGGTCGCGGTCAACGCGGACGCCCCCGACGTCGAGATCGAACTGGTCGAGGTCGAGGACGACGTCGTCAACCCGCTGGGCGTCAAGGGCGTGGGCGAGATCGGGCAGGTCGGAGCGGCGGCCGCCATCGCGAACGCCGTGCACCACGCGACGGGGCGGCGCATCCGGAAGCTGCCGATCACCATCGAGGACATGCTCTGA
- a CDS encoding FAD binding domain-containing protein, which yields MRPISYSRATDTATAIAAVTADPTSDFLAGGTTEIDLLRQNVLHPRRLVDINGLPLTGIEVTPEGGLRIGSLARMSQVAAAPTVRERYPVIAQALELGASAQLRHMASMGGNLLQRVRCSYYRDAESACNKREPGSGCSAIEGFNRGHAILGTSEHCIATHPSDVAVALMALDARVLTQGPSGERGYEFDDFFLLPGDSPHREHPMEHGELITAIEVPPAPVARHSLYLKVRDRESYEFALVSVAAAVSVVDGTIADVRVALGGVATKPWRARRVEDFLIGAGVTRENFAQAARVELIEARPTAMNGFKAELARRAIVRALETLTADRSGSPA from the coding sequence GTGCGGCCGATCAGCTACTCGCGAGCCACCGACACCGCGACGGCGATCGCCGCCGTCACCGCCGACCCCACCAGCGACTTCCTGGCGGGCGGCACCACCGAGATCGATCTGCTCCGGCAGAACGTCCTCCACCCGCGACGGCTCGTCGACATCAACGGCCTTCCGCTGACCGGCATCGAGGTCACCCCCGAAGGGGGCCTGCGCATCGGCTCTCTGGCCCGGATGAGCCAGGTCGCTGCGGCGCCCACGGTGCGCGAGCGCTACCCCGTGATCGCCCAGGCCCTCGAACTCGGTGCCTCGGCGCAACTGCGCCACATGGCGTCCATGGGCGGGAACCTGCTGCAACGGGTGCGGTGCTCCTACTACCGGGACGCGGAGTCAGCCTGCAACAAGCGCGAGCCAGGCAGCGGCTGCTCGGCCATCGAGGGGTTCAACCGGGGCCACGCGATCCTCGGTACCAGCGAGCACTGCATCGCCACCCACCCCTCGGACGTCGCCGTCGCCCTGATGGCGCTCGACGCCCGGGTGCTCACCCAGGGCCCGAGCGGTGAACGCGGCTACGAGTTCGACGACTTCTTCCTCCTGCCCGGCGACTCCCCGCACCGCGAGCACCCGATGGAGCACGGCGAGCTGATCACCGCGATCGAGGTGCCCCCGGCACCCGTGGCACGCCACTCGCTCTACCTGAAGGTGCGCGACCGGGAGAGCTACGAGTTCGCGCTCGTCTCGGTGGCCGCCGCGGTGTCCGTCGTGGACGGCACCATCGCGGACGTACGCGTGGCCCTCGGCGGCGTGGCCACCAAGCCGTGGCGGGCCCGCCGGGTCGAGGACTTCCTGATCGGGGCAGGCGTGACACGGGAGAACTTCGCCCAGGCGGCCCGGGTCGAACTGATCGAGGCCCGGCCGACGGCCATGAACGGCTTCAAGGCCGAACTGGCCCGACGCGCGATCGTCCGCGCCCTCGAAACCCTCACCGCCGACCGAAGCGGGAGCCCGGCATGA
- a CDS encoding (2Fe-2S)-binding protein: MSVHGPAVTRHGQTLEERGPGPVQVRLSVNGVQHSVEIEPRVSLLDALRERLQLTGAKKGCDQGTCGACTVWVDGSRVLSCLTLAMTCEGREVTTVEGLAEGDELHAMQQAFIAEDAFQCGYCTPGQIMSAVGLLKEGHAGDDAEIKEWMSGNICRCAAYPHIRAAIRAVRDGA, translated from the coding sequence ATGTCTGTACACGGTCCGGCCGTCACCCGGCACGGGCAGACCCTCGAAGAGCGAGGACCCGGCCCGGTCCAGGTCAGATTGTCGGTCAACGGAGTCCAGCACTCCGTGGAGATCGAGCCACGTGTCAGTCTGCTCGACGCGCTGCGCGAACGGCTGCAGCTGACCGGCGCCAAGAAGGGCTGCGACCAGGGCACCTGCGGTGCCTGCACGGTGTGGGTGGACGGCAGCCGCGTGCTGTCCTGTCTCACGCTCGCGATGACCTGCGAGGGACGCGAGGTGACCACGGTCGAGGGACTGGCCGAGGGCGACGAACTGCACGCCATGCAGCAGGCGTTCATCGCCGAGGACGCCTTCCAGTGCGGCTACTGCACACCCGGCCAGATCATGTCGGCCGTGGGTCTGCTCAAGGAGGGCCACGCGGGCGACGACGCCGAGATCAAGGAGTGGATGAGCGGCAACATCTGCCGCTGCGCCGCCTACCCCCACATCCGGGCCGCGATCCGCGCTGTCCGCGACGGAGCCTAG
- a CDS encoding antibiotic biosynthesis monooxygenase: MTDSALESREAVTVVFTWEVTPGKEAEFEQWAHGIEREAAAFTGHKGVTWLRPEGETRHYYAIVRFTDTSALDRWMASPQRAAWQERVKPYGRSAPPKLTTTGLETWFNVPGAPARPPARWKMSLMTILAVYPFALLYDGLVAEHFHSWPLPWRTLIFPIFLAPLLTYAVMPWLSRALRGWLYPEQPSPTTVSVPAGTRPGRPGGTA; the protein is encoded by the coding sequence ATGACCGACAGTGCGCTGGAATCCCGTGAAGCGGTGACCGTGGTCTTCACCTGGGAGGTGACACCCGGCAAGGAAGCCGAGTTCGAGCAGTGGGCGCACGGGATCGAGAGGGAGGCGGCCGCCTTCACCGGCCACAAGGGAGTGACCTGGCTGCGGCCGGAGGGCGAGACCCGGCACTACTACGCGATCGTCCGGTTCACGGACACCTCGGCCCTGGACCGCTGGATGGCCTCACCCCAGCGAGCCGCCTGGCAGGAGCGGGTCAAGCCGTACGGCCGGTCGGCGCCGCCGAAACTGACCACCACCGGCCTGGAGACCTGGTTCAACGTCCCCGGCGCCCCCGCCAGGCCGCCCGCCCGCTGGAAGATGTCGCTGATGACGATCCTCGCGGTCTACCCGTTCGCCCTGCTGTACGACGGGCTGGTCGCCGAGCACTTCCACAGCTGGCCGCTGCCCTGGCGCACGCTGATCTTCCCGATCTTCCTCGCGCCGCTCCTGACCTACGCGGTGATGCCCTGGCTCAGCAGGGCGCTGCGCGGCTGGCTCTATCCGGAGCAGCCCTCCCCCACCACGGTGTCCGTACCGGCCGGCACACGCCCGGGGCGGCCCGGCGGTACGGCCTGA
- a CDS encoding Lrp/AsnC family transcriptional regulator, translating into MELDELDCLLLREIQRDGRQTNRELAATAGVAPSTSLERLRSLQRRGILKGFTAEVDLEALGRPVQALISVRIRPPSRKVLEGFRAWVRTRPEVVGIFVTTGSDDFLIHMAVPDTDYLYDFVIDELTERREVADVRTSIVYERLESRILLPLAPRNTDRERQPGGDGRAAGPREDDWT; encoded by the coding sequence GTGGAACTGGATGAACTGGACTGTCTGCTGCTGCGCGAGATCCAGCGGGACGGCCGCCAGACCAACCGGGAGCTGGCCGCCACCGCCGGCGTCGCCCCCTCCACCTCACTGGAACGACTGCGGTCCCTGCAACGCCGCGGAATCCTCAAGGGCTTCACCGCCGAAGTGGACCTGGAAGCGCTCGGCCGTCCGGTCCAGGCGCTGATCTCGGTACGGATCCGGCCACCGTCCCGCAAGGTCCTGGAGGGGTTCCGCGCCTGGGTGCGGACCCGCCCCGAGGTGGTGGGCATCTTCGTGACCACCGGCAGCGACGACTTCCTGATCCACATGGCCGTGCCGGACACCGACTATCTGTACGACTTCGTCATCGACGAACTGACGGAGCGCCGGGAGGTCGCCGACGTCCGCACCTCCATCGTCTACGAGCGCCTGGAATCCCGGATCCTGCTGCCCCTGGCCCCCCGGAACACGGACCGTGAACGGCAACCGGGCGGCGACGGCCGAGCGGCCGGTCCGCGCGAGGACGACTGGACCTGA
- a CDS encoding CaiB/BaiF CoA transferase family protein, which yields MPEHTADLPLSGITVVSVEQAVAAPFATRQLADLGARVVKVERPGDGDFARRYDTTVHGESSYFVWLNRSKESLTLDLKSDRGRAVLERLLGGADVFVQNLAPGAAVRLGLGAQALGERFPSLIPCAVTGYGSSGPWADRKAYDLLVQCQTGLVSLTGNEHGPARAGVSVADIAGGMYAYSGILTALFTRATTGVARAVEVSLFEALAEWMGQPAYYTRHGGTQPPRLGTQHATIAPYGTYTAADGKEVLFSIQNEREWAALCERFLERPDLVDDPRFATGSDRVARRDELNAIVAERFARSAAGEVTKILDEAGIANAGVNDVQDFLAHPVLGARDRWRDVPLPGGVRVPALLPPVDLAGTEPRMDAVPAVGEHTDRILAELGYGTADIEALRADRVV from the coding sequence ATGCCCGAGCACACCGCGGATCTGCCCCTGTCCGGCATCACCGTCGTCAGCGTCGAGCAAGCGGTCGCCGCCCCCTTCGCGACCCGCCAGCTCGCCGACCTCGGAGCCCGGGTCGTCAAGGTGGAGCGCCCCGGGGACGGGGACTTCGCCCGCCGCTACGACACCACGGTGCACGGCGAGTCCAGCTACTTCGTGTGGCTCAACCGCTCCAAGGAATCCCTCACGCTCGATCTGAAGTCGGACCGGGGCCGCGCCGTCCTCGAGCGGCTGCTGGGCGGGGCGGACGTGTTCGTGCAGAACCTGGCACCGGGCGCGGCCGTGCGGCTGGGCCTCGGTGCACAGGCCCTCGGCGAGCGGTTCCCGTCCTTGATCCCCTGCGCGGTGACCGGTTACGGGTCGAGCGGCCCGTGGGCCGACCGCAAGGCGTACGACCTGCTGGTGCAGTGCCAGACCGGGCTGGTGTCGCTGACCGGGAACGAGCACGGTCCGGCCCGCGCGGGTGTCTCCGTCGCCGACATCGCCGGCGGGATGTACGCCTACTCGGGCATCCTCACCGCCCTGTTCACCCGCGCGACGACGGGTGTGGCACGGGCCGTGGAGGTCTCCCTGTTCGAAGCGCTGGCCGAGTGGATGGGGCAGCCCGCCTACTACACCCGCCACGGCGGCACCCAGCCGCCGCGTCTGGGCACGCAGCACGCCACCATCGCCCCGTACGGCACCTACACCGCCGCCGACGGGAAGGAGGTGCTGTTCTCCATCCAGAACGAACGCGAGTGGGCCGCCCTGTGCGAGCGGTTCCTGGAGCGGCCGGACCTGGTCGACGACCCCCGCTTCGCCACCGGTTCCGACCGCGTGGCCCGTCGCGACGAGCTGAACGCGATCGTCGCCGAGCGCTTCGCACGGTCCGCCGCCGGCGAAGTGACCAAGATCCTGGACGAGGCGGGCATCGCCAACGCGGGGGTCAACGACGTCCAGGACTTCCTGGCGCATCCCGTGCTCGGCGCCCGCGACCGCTGGCGCGACGTCCCCCTGCCGGGCGGGGTCCGGGTGCCGGCCCTGCTGCCGCCGGTCGATCTCGCCGGGACCGAGCCGCGCATGGACGCCGTACCGGCCGTGGGCGAGCACACCGACCGGATCCTGGCCGAACTGGGCTACGGCACCGCCGACATCGAGGCACTGCGAGCCGACCGCGTCGTCTGA
- a CDS encoding MarR family winged helix-turn-helix transcriptional regulator, translating to MTADPQSRIPSRASGTLDDTSPFTLGLLLRRAHWRANAALAEALRPLGIELRHYAVLMEIADRGPTVQRDLAGATGSDKAGIMRVVDDLERRGLAVRKCVPGDRRVRAVEITPEGVRVFEAAHAVALPAAERLAAGLEPGELGQLTELLTRLSRPAAREA from the coding sequence ATGACCGCCGACCCGCAGAGCAGGATCCCGTCGCGCGCGTCCGGCACCCTCGACGACACCTCGCCCTTCACTCTCGGCCTGTTGCTGCGCCGGGCGCACTGGCGGGCGAACGCGGCGCTGGCCGAGGCGCTGCGACCCCTCGGCATCGAACTGCGGCACTACGCCGTGCTGATGGAGATCGCCGACCGCGGCCCGACGGTGCAGCGGGATCTGGCCGGCGCGACGGGGTCGGACAAGGCGGGGATCATGCGGGTCGTGGACGATCTGGAGCGCCGCGGGCTGGCCGTGCGCAAGTGCGTTCCGGGCGATCGGCGGGTGCGTGCCGTGGAGATAACGCCCGAGGGGGTGCGGGTCTTCGAGGCCGCTCATGCGGTGGCACTGCCGGCGGCCGAGCGCCTGGCCGCCGGGCTGGAGCCCGGCGAACTGGGGCAGTTGACCGAACTGCTGACCAGACTGTCGCGCCCCGCCGCCCGTGAGGCGTGA
- a CDS encoding nitroreductase: protein MDVYEAVTSRRAVREFRDRPVPREVLERVLSAAAWTPSASNIQPWRAYVVTGAPLARLKRLACRRVASGDAWDEPEYEQYPPALKSPYRERRSAFGEQRYGALGIPREDVEARQRAAAGNWDCFGAPAALFCYIDRDLGPAQWSDVGMYLQTVMLLLRAEGLHSCAQMAWAKYRRSVAEVLAPPDELLLFCGMSIGYEDDATCAARVGRAPLKETVTFVGG from the coding sequence ATGGACGTGTATGAAGCGGTGACCAGCCGACGGGCAGTGCGCGAATTCAGAGACCGGCCGGTCCCGAGAGAGGTGCTGGAGCGCGTGCTGTCCGCCGCGGCCTGGACGCCCTCCGCGTCGAACATCCAGCCGTGGCGTGCCTATGTGGTGACCGGCGCCCCGCTGGCCCGGCTCAAGCGCCTCGCCTGCCGGCGTGTGGCCTCGGGCGACGCGTGGGACGAACCGGAGTACGAGCAGTACCCGCCCGCGCTGAAGTCCCCGTACCGCGAACGCCGGTCCGCCTTCGGTGAGCAGCGCTACGGCGCGCTCGGCATTCCGCGTGAGGACGTGGAGGCGCGCCAGCGGGCCGCCGCCGGGAACTGGGACTGCTTCGGCGCGCCCGCCGCCCTGTTCTGCTACATCGACCGCGACCTCGGTCCGGCCCAATGGTCCGACGTGGGCATGTACCTCCAGACCGTCATGCTGCTGCTCCGCGCCGAAGGGCTGCACAGCTGCGCGCAGATGGCCTGGGCGAAGTACCGCAGGAGCGTCGCGGAGGTTCTGGCGCCGCCGGACGAACTCCTCCTCTTCTGCGGCATGTCGATCGGATACGAGGACGACGCCACCTGCGCCGCGCGTGTCGGCCGCGCGCCGCTCAAGGAGACGGTGACGTTCGTCGGGGGATGA
- a CDS encoding FMN-dependent NADH-azoreductase — translation MVTLLHIDSSVFPGEASASRTVTNAFRRAWEEQHPEGTVIYRDLAADPVPHITAAGHTAGSTPASERTPEQSAALAARLELITELERADAVLIGAPMYNFSIPSTLKAWLDNVIMTGRTSGERPSAQGTPVTVVASRGGSYAPGTPREGSDFVQNYLSSVLRGSLGLDVDFIVPELTMAPRVPAMAELIPLYEVSRNRAMQDAITKAKALAERLAP, via the coding sequence ATGGTCACGCTGCTGCACATCGACTCGTCCGTGTTTCCGGGCGAGGCGTCCGCGTCCCGTACGGTGACGAACGCCTTCCGCCGGGCCTGGGAGGAGCAGCACCCGGAGGGCACGGTGATCTACCGCGACCTCGCCGCCGACCCCGTGCCGCACATCACGGCCGCCGGCCACACGGCCGGTTCCACCCCCGCGTCCGAGCGCACCCCGGAGCAGTCCGCCGCGCTCGCCGCGCGCCTGGAGCTCATCACGGAGCTCGAACGGGCGGACGCCGTCCTGATCGGCGCCCCCATGTACAACTTCTCGATCCCGTCGACGCTCAAGGCATGGCTCGACAATGTGATCATGACCGGCCGCACCTCGGGCGAGCGCCCGTCCGCGCAGGGCACTCCCGTCACCGTCGTCGCCAGTCGCGGCGGCTCGTACGCCCCGGGCACACCGCGCGAGGGCTCCGACTTCGTGCAGAACTATCTGTCGAGCGTCCTTCGGGGCAGCCTGGGCCTGGACGTCGACTTCATCGTCCCGGAACTCACGATGGCGCCCCGCGTCCCGGCCATGGCGGAACTGATCCCCCTCTACGAGGTCTCGCGCAACCGCGCGATGCAGGACGCGATCACCAAGGCGAAGGCCCTCGCGGAACGCCTCGCCCCGTGA
- a CDS encoding MarR family winged helix-turn-helix transcriptional regulator, with protein MTADVPPASAVPRATGRPGDCSPFALGLLLRRAHAHAASVMTEALRPLGIELRHFAVMMELVDRGPTVQRDLANATGSDKAGIMRVVDDLERKGLAVRRAVPGDRRARAVEITPEGLELFGAAHVAAEPLAARLVTGLGPGESEQLMDLLNRLAEPNGVDG; from the coding sequence ATGACAGCCGACGTTCCCCCCGCGAGCGCCGTACCGCGCGCGACCGGCCGCCCCGGCGACTGTTCGCCCTTCGCGCTCGGTCTGCTGCTGCGCCGCGCGCACGCGCACGCCGCCTCCGTGATGACGGAGGCGCTTCGCCCGCTCGGCATCGAGCTGCGGCACTTCGCGGTGATGATGGAACTCGTCGACAGGGGGCCCACGGTGCAGCGGGACCTGGCGAACGCGACCGGGTCGGACAAGGCCGGGATCATGCGGGTCGTGGACGACCTGGAGCGCAAGGGGCTGGCTGTGCGCAGGGCCGTGCCGGGGGACCGGAGGGCGCGCGCGGTGGAGATCACGCCCGAGGGCCTGGAACTGTTCGGCGCGGCCCATGTGGCGGCGGAGCCGCTGGCCGCGCGGCTGGTCACCGGACTCGGTCCGGGGGAGTCGGAGCAGCTGATGGACCTGCTGAACAGGCTCGCCGAGCCGAACGGCGTGGACGGCTGA
- a CDS encoding NAD(P)/FAD-dependent oxidoreductase: MKDVLIIGGGFAGVWSAAGAVRAAREAGGPGEELRVTLVSGGDDLVIRPRLYEDAPDGMRVALDRVLGPIGVRRVTATVTGIDTEARTVRAVGRDGEELDLTYDKLVLATGSRLVRPGFPGAQHVFDVDTLPAAAALDNHLRRLPEQASSPGRYTAVVVGAGFTGVEVATALGERLSSIAAGQDAAEDVRVVLVDRADVVGPELGPGPRPNIDGAIDELKIERRLGRTVASATGRDVTLSDGEVIPAATVVWTAGMAASPLTAQIPGERDRLGRLGVDPHLRVIGVPDVYAAGDTALVPVEDGRTSTQSCQHALPMGKFAGHNVAADLLGGDPLPFTPDPYVTCLDLGPAGAVYTQGWDREVALTGQEAKTLKQNINSLWIYPPTDDAEQLLAQAGRFSNG; the protein is encoded by the coding sequence ATGAAGGATGTCCTGATCATCGGCGGCGGTTTCGCGGGCGTGTGGAGCGCGGCGGGAGCCGTACGCGCCGCTCGCGAGGCGGGCGGCCCTGGTGAGGAACTGCGCGTGACGCTGGTCAGCGGGGGCGACGACCTCGTCATCCGCCCCCGGCTGTACGAGGACGCGCCGGACGGCATGCGGGTCGCCCTCGATCGTGTCCTCGGCCCGATCGGCGTACGCCGCGTCACGGCGACCGTCACGGGGATCGACACCGAGGCGCGCACCGTGCGGGCCGTCGGACGCGACGGCGAGGAACTCGACCTGACCTACGACAAGCTGGTGCTGGCCACGGGCAGCCGGCTGGTTCGCCCCGGCTTCCCCGGCGCGCAGCACGTCTTCGACGTCGACACCCTGCCCGCGGCGGCCGCGCTCGACAACCACCTCCGACGGCTGCCCGAGCAGGCGTCGTCCCCGGGCCGCTACACCGCTGTCGTGGTCGGCGCCGGCTTCACCGGCGTGGAGGTCGCCACCGCGCTCGGTGAACGGCTCTCCTCGATCGCCGCCGGGCAGGACGCGGCCGAGGACGTGCGGGTGGTGCTCGTCGACCGCGCCGACGTCGTGGGCCCTGAACTCGGCCCCGGCCCGCGCCCGAACATCGACGGCGCGATCGACGAGCTGAAGATCGAGCGACGGCTCGGGCGCACCGTGGCCTCGGCGACCGGCCGGGACGTCACCCTCTCGGACGGCGAGGTGATTCCGGCGGCCACCGTGGTCTGGACGGCCGGCATGGCCGCGAGCCCCCTGACCGCGCAGATCCCCGGTGAGCGGGACCGGCTGGGCCGGCTCGGCGTCGACCCCCACCTGCGCGTCATCGGTGTTCCCGACGTGTATGCGGCCGGCGACACCGCTCTCGTCCCGGTGGAGGACGGGCGTACGTCGACGCAGTCCTGCCAGCACGCCCTGCCGATGGGCAAGTTCGCCGGGCACAACGTCGCCGCCGACCTCCTGGGCGGCGACCCGCTGCCCTTCACCCCCGACCCCTACGTCACCTGCCTCGACCTCGGTCCCGCCGGTGCCGTGTACACCCAGGGCTGGGATCGCGAGGTGGCGCTGACCGGGCAGGAGGCCAAGACCCTCAAGCAGAACATCAACAGCCTCTGGATCTACCCGCCCACCGACGACGCGGAGCAGCTGCTCGCCCAGGCGGGCCGCTTCTCCAACGGCTGA
- a CDS encoding RrF2 family transcriptional regulator translates to MSKGVEWALHTLLNLDVVGGGPVGSAQLAEAHGLSPSYLNKQLQLLARAELVVSVPGPRGGFRLAKPLEAITLLDVVEAIEGGTELFHCTEIRCGGKIGELSPPPTGRCAVNAAMRRAEEAWHQALAAQSLADIRTELTASPLVRQVVRSALN, encoded by the coding sequence ATGTCCAAGGGAGTCGAGTGGGCTCTGCACACGCTGCTGAATCTGGACGTGGTCGGCGGCGGCCCGGTGGGCAGCGCCCAGCTCGCCGAGGCCCACGGACTGTCGCCGTCCTATCTGAACAAGCAGCTGCAGCTGCTCGCCCGGGCGGAGCTCGTGGTGTCCGTGCCCGGACCCCGCGGCGGATTCAGGCTGGCCAAGCCACTCGAAGCCATCACGCTTCTCGATGTGGTGGAGGCCATCGAGGGGGGCACCGAGCTCTTCCACTGCACCGAGATCCGCTGCGGCGGCAAGATCGGTGAACTGTCACCGCCGCCCACCGGCCGCTGCGCCGTCAACGCCGCCATGCGCCGGGCCGAGGAGGCCTGGCACCAGGCGCTGGCCGCCCAGAGCCTGGCCGACATCAGGACCGAGCTGACCGCCTCCCCGCTGGTGCGACAAGTGGTGCGCTCCGCGCTGAACTGA